The following are encoded together in the Nocardioides sp. Arc9.136 genome:
- a CDS encoding GNAT family N-acetyltransferase has product MHRSVVTLRCAELTDAPLLADVWADAMRRADRSEHVADLELIIKAAAESPEQRIVVAEFDGHPAGAVLLRVTTLSPINLDLTVQALSPHVLPQYRRHGVGRALMEAAVTFAEEQGVGHVATAATSGSRDANRFMARLGLGPQAVLRVATTHALRARLTALRPAHERGGRQLTQVLAARRSQRRAQAAG; this is encoded by the coding sequence ATGCACCGCTCAGTGGTGACGTTGAGGTGCGCCGAGCTCACGGACGCGCCGCTCCTGGCCGACGTGTGGGCGGACGCGATGCGCAGGGCCGACCGGAGCGAGCACGTCGCCGACCTCGAGCTGATCATCAAGGCCGCGGCCGAGTCGCCCGAGCAGCGCATCGTGGTGGCGGAGTTCGACGGCCACCCCGCCGGGGCCGTCCTCCTGCGCGTGACCACGCTGAGCCCGATCAACCTCGACCTCACCGTGCAGGCGCTCTCGCCGCACGTGCTGCCGCAGTACCGCCGCCACGGCGTCGGCCGGGCGCTGATGGAGGCGGCCGTCACCTTCGCCGAGGAGCAGGGCGTCGGCCACGTCGCGACGGCGGCGACCTCCGGGTCGCGGGACGCCAACCGCTTCATGGCCCGGCTCGGGCTCGGTCCGCAGGCGGTCCTGCGGGTGGCCACCACGCACGCCCTGCGCGCCCGGCTGACCGCGCTGCGGCCCGCGCACGAGCGCGGCGGCCGCCAGCTCACCCAGGTGCTGGCCGCCCGGCGCTCGCAGCGCCGCGCCCAGGCCGCGGGCTGA
- a CDS encoding DUF554 domain-containing protein, with protein MVPGVGTLVNVLAVLAGGLLGLLLGNRLPVRTREVVTDALGLVTLLIAGTSAMAVLDVELSDVVGDSAPMLIVLGALLVGGITGSLLGLEQRVERLGGWLQRVLAGDRGSAEKQRFVEGFVISSLIFCTGPLTILGSLNDGLGNGADQLFLKSALDGFAAIAFAASFGWGVLAASLTVVVVQGSLTLLGVGLGGVLPDAHLAAVTATGGLLLVGVALRLLRVREVPVADLLPALVVAPLLVQLVALAR; from the coding sequence GTGGTCCCCGGAGTCGGAACGCTGGTCAACGTGCTCGCCGTGCTCGCCGGTGGCCTCCTGGGCCTGCTCCTGGGCAACCGGCTCCCCGTCCGCACGCGCGAGGTGGTCACCGACGCCCTCGGGCTGGTCACCCTGCTCATCGCCGGCACCTCGGCGATGGCCGTCCTCGACGTCGAGCTCTCCGACGTGGTCGGGGACAGCGCCCCGATGCTGATCGTCCTCGGCGCCCTGCTGGTCGGCGGGATCACCGGCTCGCTGCTCGGTCTCGAGCAGCGGGTCGAGCGGCTCGGCGGGTGGCTGCAGCGCGTGCTGGCCGGCGACCGCGGGTCGGCGGAGAAGCAGCGCTTCGTCGAGGGCTTCGTGATCTCCTCCCTCATCTTCTGCACCGGTCCCCTCACGATCCTGGGGTCGCTCAACGACGGCCTCGGGAACGGCGCGGACCAGCTGTTCCTCAAGTCCGCGCTCGACGGGTTCGCGGCCATCGCGTTCGCCGCGTCGTTCGGGTGGGGAGTGCTCGCCGCGTCCCTCACGGTCGTCGTCGTGCAGGGGTCACTGACCCTGCTCGGCGTCGGCCTCGGCGGCGTGCTCCCCGACGCCCACCTGGCGGCGGTCACGGCGACCGGCGGGCTGCTGCTCGTCGGCGTCGCGCTCCGGCTGCTGCGGGTCCGCGAGGTCCCGGTCGCCGACCTGCTCCCGGCCCTGGTCGTGGCACCGCTCCTGGTCCAGCTCGTCGCCCTCGCCCGGTGA
- a CDS encoding PaaI family thioesterase, producing the protein MDVEEYIAAMPQGMGTLNEKMGIELLEASPDRVVATMPVEGNQQPYGLLHGGASVVLAETLGSIGSALHAHPDRVSVGVDINATHHRSATSGTVTGTATPIHLGRTSASYEVVVTDERGKRVCTSRITCALVPKERVGF; encoded by the coding sequence ATGGACGTCGAGGAGTACATCGCCGCCATGCCGCAGGGCATGGGCACGCTGAACGAGAAGATGGGCATCGAGCTGCTCGAGGCATCCCCGGACCGGGTGGTCGCGACCATGCCGGTCGAGGGCAACCAGCAGCCCTACGGCCTCCTCCACGGCGGCGCCTCGGTCGTGCTCGCCGAGACCCTCGGCTCGATCGGCTCGGCGCTGCACGCGCACCCCGACCGCGTCTCGGTCGGCGTCGACATCAACGCCACCCACCACCGCTCGGCGACATCGGGGACCGTCACCGGGACCGCGACGCCGATCCACCTCGGCCGCACGTCGGCGTCCTACGAGGTCGTGGTCACCGACGAGCGCGGGAAGCGGGTGTGCACGTCCCGGATCACCTGCGCGCTGGTGCCCAAGGAGCGGGTCGGGTTCTGA